The nucleotide window tgctgcgttggcaggaactaatggggatatataataaaccccaggaagagtagctgctgctttgacaggaactaatggggatatataataaaccccaggaagagtagctgctgccttggcaggaactaatggggatccataataaaccccaggaagagtagctgctgccttggcaggaactaatggggatccataataaaccccaggaagagtagccgcttccttggcaggaactaatggggatccataataaaccccaggaagagtagctgctgccttgacaggaactaatggggatccataataaaccccaggaagagtagctactgccttggcaggaactaatggggatccataataaaccccaggaagagtagccgcttccttggcaggaactaatggggatccataataaaccccaggaagagtagctgctgccttgacaggaactaatggggatccataataaaccccaggaagagtagccgcttccttggcaggaactaatggggatccataataaaccccaggaagagtagccgcttccttggcaggaactaatggggatccataataaaccccaggaagagtagccgcttccttgacaggaactaatggggatccataataaaccccaggtagagtagctgctgccttggcaggaactaatggggatccataataaaccccaggaagagtagctgctgccttggcaggaactaatggggacccataataaaccccaggaagagtagctgctgccttggcaggaactaatggggatccataataaacctcaggaagagtagctgctgccttggcaggaactaatggggatccataatgaaccccaggaagagtagccgcttccttgccaggaactaatggggatccataataaaccccaggtagagtagctgctgccttggcaggaactaatggggatccataataaaccccaggaagagtagctgctgccttggcaggaactaatggggatccataataaaccccaggaagagtagctgctgccttggcaggaactaatggggatccataataaaccccaggaagagtatccgcttccttggcaggaactaatggggacccataataaaccccaggaagagtagctgctgccttggcaggaactaatggggatccataataaacctcaggaagagtagctgctgccttggcaggaactaatggggatccataataaaccccaggtagagtagctgctgccttggcaggaactaatggggatccacaataaaccccaggaagagtagctgctgccttggcaggaactaatggggatccataataaaccccaggaagagtagctgctgccttggcaggaactaatggggatccataataaaccccaggaagagtagccgcttccttggcaggaactaatggggatccataataaaccccaggaagagtagccacttccttggcaggaactaatggggatccataataaaccccaggaagagtggcCACTTCCTTGGCAGgaattaatggggatccataataaaccccaggaagagtagccacttccttggcaggaactaatggggatccataataaaccccaggaagagtagccgcttccttgccaggaactaatgaggatccataataaaccccaggaagagtagccgcttccttggcaggaactaatggggatccataataaaccccaggaagagtagccgcttccttgacaggaactaatggggatccataataaaccccaggaagagtagccgcttccttgacaggaactaatggggatccataataaaccccaggaagagtagctgcttccttggcaggaactaatggggatccataataaaccccaggaagagtagctgctgccttgacaggaactaatggggatccataataaaccccaggaagagtagccgctgccttggcaggaactaatggggatccataataaaccccaggaagagtagctgcttccttggcaggaactaatggggatccataataaaccccaggaagagtagctgctgccttggcaggaactaatggggatccataataaaccccaggaagagtagctgcttccttggcaggaactaatggggatccataataaaccccaggaagagtagctgctgccttgacaggaactaatggggatccataataaaccccaggaagagtagccgctgccttggcaggaactaatggggatccataataaaccccaggaagagtagccgcttccttggcaggaactaatggggatccataataaaccccaggaagagtagccgcttccttggcaggaactaatggggatccataataaaccccaggaagagtagccgcttccttggcaggaactaatggggatccataataaacctcaggaagagtagccgcttccttggcaggaactaatggggatccataataaaccccaggaagagtagccgcttccttggcaggaactaatggggatccataataaaccccaggaagagtagccgcttccttggcaggaactaatggggatccataataaaccccaggaagagtagccgcttccttggcaggaactaatggggatccataataaaccccaggaagagtagccgctgccttgtcaggaactaatggggatccataataaaccccaggaagagtagccgcttccttggcaggaactaatggggatccataataaaccccaggaagagtagctgctgtcttggcaggaactaatggggatccataataaaccccaggaagagtagccgcttccttggcaggaactaatggggatccataataaaccccaggaagagtagccgcttccttggcaggaactaatggggatccataataaaccccaggaagagtagctgcttccttggcaggaactaatggggatccataataaaccccaggaagagtagccgcttccttggcaggaactaatggggatccataataaaccccaggaagagtagctgctgtcttggcaggaactaatggggatccttaataaaccccaggaagagtagccgcttccttgacaggaactaatggggatccataataaaccccaggaagagtagccgcttccttggcaggaactaatggggatccttaataaaccccaggaagagtagccgcttccttggcaggaactaatggggatccataataaaccccaggaagagtagccgcttccttggcaggaactaatggggatccttaatgaaccccaggaagagtagctgctgtcttggcaggaactaatggggatccttaataaaccccaggaagagtagccgcttccttgacaggaactaattgggatccataataaaccccaggaagagtagctgctgccttggcaggaactaatggggatccataataaaccccaggaagagtagctgctgtcttggcaggaactaatggggatccataataaaccccaggaagagtagctgctgtcttggcaggaactaatggggatccataataaaccccaggaagagtagcttctgccttggcaggaactaatggggatccataataaaccccaggaagagtagctgctgccttggcaggaactaatggggatccataataaaccccaggaagagtagcttctgccttggcaggaactaatggggatccataataaaccccaggaagagtagccgcttccttggcaggaactaatggggatccataataaaccccaggaagagtagctgctgccttgacaggaactaatggggatccataataaaccccaggaagagtagccacttccttggcaggaactaatggggatccataataaaccccaggaagagtagctgctgcgttggcaggaactaatggggatccataataaaccccaggaagagtagctgctgccttgacaggaactaatggggatccataataaaccccaggaatagtagctgctgccttgccaggaactaatggggatccataataaaccccaggaagagtagctgctgccttgacaggaactaatggggatccataataaaccccaggaatagtagctgctgccttgccaggaactaatggggatccataataaaccccaggaagagtagctgctgccttgccaggaattaatggggatccataataaaccccaggaagagtagctgctgccttgccaggaactaatggggatacgtaataaaccccaggaatagtagctgctgccttggcaggaactaatggggatccataataaaccccaggaagagtagctgctgccttgccaggaactaatggggatccatgataaagcccaggaagagtagctgctgtcttgacaggaactaatggggatccatgataaagcccaggaagagcagctactgccttggcaggaactaatggggatccatgataaagcccaggaagagcagctactgccttggcaggaactaatggggatccttaataaataaaaatacaaattatGGCCAAGTCAGACTATGTATGCAGCGAATGATCAGGCCAAGATTCTAGATGTTGTGTATTGTCTGAAACAGGAACCCGACTCTGGGAGCGAAGGCTGAGTTTTCTACAGGGAAGAAGGTGATGTTTCTGGATGATAAGACCAAGCTGGAGCTATTCCTTCTGCTCAATGGGACGAGAAAAGACGGAGTGTGAGTGTACTTTTAATTCATGGATTTGTCAATTAAAcaattcaaaacaacaacaaaaaaatcgaACTATTTTTATGTTAAAAACTAATCTGAAATATTAGTGACTGTTTTCCCTTTCCCGGATGTTAGTAACAGCCTGTTGTAATTCCTCTGTTGCCAGGGTGATAAAACATGGCTTCCAACGGTATCTCCGAGCCCCGACTGACTCTGAGGCCAAACCCATAGAGCAGCTGTCTACGGGTAAAGCTGCATTTAAACATCTCAATACACTTTTACACAAATACACaatgaaaatacatttaaaaaacaagacaTTAGTTCCAACACTTATCTTTATATCTGACTTTCATGATGGTTATGTTGTAATGTTGTTAGttacatttatttacatttaagtcatttagcagacgctcttatccagagcgacttagttgTCAATCATcttgtctttattgtattatttgCTTGTTGTCGGTAGTGTTATAGCGTAGGCCTTGAATCCGTATCGTGGAAGTTCTGCGCTATAgtgcaatttaaaggcaatgttcccgcgtttgtggagactgcattcacggtaaacgctcaATTGGACCTTTAAATTTAAAATCGCGCTATAGAATCGAGCTGTGTTTGTTGTCAATCGTGTTATTTTAAAGCCAAAAGGcaccttttccacattgtgtGGACTAAAGTTTTTCTCATTCTACTCATTGTCTTATAGACGTGTTTATGAACATTAAAAACACAATGGtattatattccattctattcttaTTCCTCCAGAGGAAGTATCCATCACTTTGGCATTAGAGCGTTTACATAATGACTCGGAGGGGGTCCAGGAGTGGTGGATCGTGAACCAGACGAGTCCGGGAAACATCAACGTTCGTAGCCCCAAGAATCTGTACAACGCTGGGCTGGAGCTCTATGTCTTCAGCGATCAGGTCAGCCCTCCTAGTCTGGGCTTTCTGGCTGGATACGGGTGAGTAGAACAAACATAGCATACATAGCATCACATGAAATCACACCCAGCACATATGTGAACTCTCTACCCTGGCAGTGTTTGCTAGCCAGCCCATCATTTTCTCATCAGCCCATCATTTTCTCATCAGCCCATCATTTTCTCATCAGCCCAACatttttgttttaacacttttgaTAAAGAAAGTGTCCTCCCTATCGGCTAGctgtcagtgtcctccctatcggctagctgtcagtgtcctccctatcggctagctgtcagtgtcctccctatcggctagctgtcagtgtcctccctatcggctagctgtcagtgtcctccctatcagctagctgtcagtgtcctccctatcggctagctgtcagtgtcctccctatcggctagctgtcagtgtcctcctatcggctagctgtcagtgtcctccctatcggctagctgtcagtgtcctcctatcggctagctgtcagtgtcctcctatcggctagctgtcagtgtcctccctatcagctagctgtcagtgtcctccctatcggctagctgtcagtgtcctccctatcagctagctgtcagtgtcctccctatcagctagctgtcagtgtcctccctatcggctagctgtcagtgtcctccctatcagctagctgtcagtgtcctccctatcggctagctgtcagtgtcctccctatcagctagctgtcagtgtcctccctatcagctagctgtcagtgtcctccctatcggctagctgtcagtgtcctccctatcggctagctgtcagtgtcctccctatCAGCTAGCTGTCAGTTCCCTTCCTATCAACTAGCTGTCAGTTCCCTTCCTATCGGCTAGCTGTCAGTTCCCTTCCTATCAACTAGctgtcagtgtcctccctatcggctagctgtcagtgtcctccctatCAGCTAGCTGTCAGTTCCCTTCCTATCAACTAGCTGTCAGTTCCCTTCCTATCGGCTAGCTGTCAGTTCCCTTCCTATCAACTAGCTGTCAGTGTCCCTCCCTATCGGCTAGCTGTCAGTTCCCTTCCTATCAACTAGctgtcagtgtcctccctatcggctagctgtcagtgtcctccctatCAGCTAGCTGTCAGTTCCTTCCTATCAACTAGctgtcagtgtcctccctatCGGCTAGCTGTCAGTTCCCTTCCTATCAACTAGctgtcagtgtcctccctatcggctagctgtcagtgtcctccctatCAGCTAGCTGTCAGTTCCCTTCCTATCAACTAGctgtcagtgtcctccctatCGGCTAGCTGTCAGTTCCCTTCCTATCAACTAGctgtcagtgtcctccctatcagctagctgtcagtgtcctccctatCGGATAGCTGTCAGTTCCCTTCCTATCAACTAGctgtcagtgtcctccctatCGGCTAGCTGTCAGTTCCCTTCCTATCAACTAGCTGTCAGTTCCCTTCCTATCGGCTAGCTGTCAGTTCCCTTCCTATCAACTAGctgtcagtgtcctccctatCGGCTAGCTGTCAGTTCCTTCCTATCAACTAGctgtcagtgtcctccctatCAGCTAGCTGTCAGTTCCCTTCCTATCAACTAGctgtcagtgtcctccctatCGGCTAGCTGTCAGTTCCCTTCCTATCAACTAGCTGTCAGTGtcatgatctggggctgtttttcatggttcaggcgagggtccttagttccagtgaagggaaatcttaaagctatagaatacaatgacattatagacgattctgtgcttccaattgtgtggcaacagtttggggaagaccctttcctgtttcagcatgataatgtccccgtgcacaaagcaagggccgtacagaaatggtttgtcgagatcattgtggaagaacttgactggcctgcacaaagccctgaccacaatcAACCCcgtcaaacacctttgggatgaattggaacgccgactgcgagccagacctaatcgcccaacatcagtgcccgacttcactaatgctcttgtggctgatgttcacgcagcaatgttccaacatctagtggaaagccttcc belongs to Oncorhynchus keta strain PuntledgeMale-10-30-2019 unplaced genomic scaffold, Oket_V2 Un_contig_26753_pilon_pilon, whole genome shotgun sequence and includes:
- the LOC127922689 gene encoding piezo-type mechanosensitive ion channel component 2-like yields the protein MAKNPTLGAKAEFSTGKKVMFLDDKTKLELFLLLNGTRKDGVVIKHGFQRYLRAPTDSEAKPIEQLSTEEVSITLALERLHNDSEGVQEWWIVNQTSPGNINVRSPKNLYNAGLELYVFSDQVSPPSLGFLAGYG